In one Calonectris borealis chromosome 23, bCalBor7.hap1.2, whole genome shotgun sequence genomic region, the following are encoded:
- the LOC142092368 gene encoding cyclin-dependent kinase 11B isoform X5, with product MGDEKDSWKVKTLDEILQEKKRRKEQEEKAEIKRMKNSDDRDSKRDSLEEGELRDHRMEITIRNSPYRREDSMEDRGEEDDSLAIKPPQQMSRKEKTHHRKDEKRKEKRRHRSHSAEGWKHARVKEKEREHERRKRHREEQDKARREWERQKRREMAREHSRRERDRLEQLERERERKIREQQKEQREQKERERRAEERRKEREARREVKEEKPEERDPLSDLQDISDSERKTSSAESSSESGSGSEEEEEESSSEGSEEEGEEEEEEEETGSNSEEVSEQSAEEVSEEEMSEEEERENGNHIPVVTESRFDRDSAGSEVEEEEVGEGTPHSNAMTEGDYIPDSPASSPIELKQELPKYLPALQGCRSVEEFQCLNRIEEGTYGVVYRAKDKKTDEIVALKRLKMEKEKEGFPITSLREINTILKAQHLNIVTVREIVVGSNMDKIYIVMNYVEHDLKSLMETMKQPFLPGEVKTLMIQLLRGVKHLHDNWILHRDLKTSNLLLSHSGILKVGDFGLAREYGSPLKPYTPVVVTLWYRAPELLLGAKEYSTAIDMWSVGCIFGELLTQKPLFPGKSEIDQINKVFKDLGTPSEKIWPGYNELPAVKKMTFTEYPYNNLRKRFGALLSDQGFDLMNNFLTYYPARRITAEDGLKHEYFRETPLPIDPSMFPTWPAKSEQQRVKRGTSPRPPEGGLGYSQLGDDDLKDTGFHLTTTNQGASAAGPGFSLKF from the exons atgGGTGATGAAAAGGATTCTTGGAAGGTGAAAACTTTAGATgaaattcttcaggaaaaaaaacgaAGGAAGGAGCAAGAAGAGAAGGCAGAGATAAAACGTATGAAAAAT TCAGATGATAGGGATTCAAAGCGGGATTCTCTTGAAGAGGGGGAGTTGAGAGATCATCGCATGGAAATAACAATCAGAAATTCACCTTACAGGAGGGAAGACTCTATGGAAGACAG AGGAGAAGAAGATGATTCCTTGGCTATAAAACCACCACAGCAAATGTCacggaaagaaaaaacccaccatagaaaagatgagaagaggaaagagaaacgtAGACATCGTAGTCATTCAGCAGAAGGTT ggAAACATGCcagagtgaaagagaaagaaCGGGAACATGAGCGTAGGAAGAGACATAGAGAAGAGCAGGATAAAGCCCGTCGTGAATGGGAAAGACAGAAACGGAGAGAAATGGCAAGGGAGCATTCCAGGAGGGAGAG aGATCGTCTGGAGCAACTTGAGCGAGAAcgagagagaaaaatcagagagCAGCAAAAAGAACAAAGGGAGCAAAAAGAACGAGAAAGGCGAGCTGAAGAAAGACGTAAGGAACGGGAAGCTAGAAGAGAAG TAAAAGAAGAGAAACCAGAAGAGAGAGATCCTCTTTCAGACTTGCAAGACATCAGTGACAGTGAGAGAAAAACCAGCTCGGCAGAGTCTTCATCAG AATCTGGATCAGGCtcggaagaagaggaagaagagtcTAGCAGTGAGGGTtctgaggaagagggagaggaagaggaggaggaggaggagacgggaAGCAATTCTGAGGAAGTGTCTGAGCAGTCAGCTG aagaggTGAGCGAGGAAGAAATGAGTGAAGAGGAGGAACGGGAGAATGGAAACCACATCCCAGTTG TTACAGAGTCGAGGTTTGACCGAGATTCAGCAGGAAGTGAAGTAGAAGAGGAGGAAGTAGGGGAGGGTACCCCTCATTCCAATGCAATGACAGAAGGAGACTATATTCCTGACTCACCAGCTTCCTCCCCCATTGAACTGAAACAAGAGCTTCCTAAGTATCTTCCCGCGCTTCAG ggATGTCGTAGTGTGGAGGAATTTCAGTGTTTGAACAGGATTGAAGAAGGAACATACGGTGTAGTGTACAGAGCAAAAGACAAGAAGACTG atgaaATTGTGGCTCTGAAGCgactgaaaatggaaaaggaaaaggaaggcttTCCCATTACTTCTCTGAGAGAAATAAATACTATTCTGAAAGCACAACATCTAAATATTGTCACTGTCAGA gAAATTGTTGTAGGTAGTAATATGGATAAAATCTATATTGTAATGAACTACGTAGAACACGATCTCAAGAGTCTGATGGAAACAATGAAGCAACCATTTCTACCAG GTGAAGTGAAAACCTTGATGATTCAGTTACTGCGAGGAGTCAAGCATCTTCACGACAACTGGATACTTCACCGAGACCTGAAAACTTCTAACCTGTTGCTCAGTCATTCAGGCATTTTGAAA GTTGGAGATTTTGGACTAGCCCGAGAATATGGATCTCCACTGAAGCCTTACACGCCAGTGGTTGTGACGCTTTGGTACAGGGCTCCAGAGTTGTTGCTTGGAGCCAAG GAATATTCAACGGCGATCGACATGTGGTCGGTAGGGTGTATATTTGGAGAGCTGTTAACGCAGAAACCGCTGTTCCCAGGGAAGTCAGAAATTGACCAGATTAACAAAGTTTTTAAG GATCTGGGTACTCCAAGCGAAAAAATCTGGCCTGGTTACAATGAGCTGCCAGCAGTAAAGAAGATGACATTCACAGAATATCCCTATAACAATCTACGCAAGAGATTTGGAGCACTCCTCTCTGATCAGGGGTTTGATCTGATGAACAA CTTTTTGACATACTACCCAGCCAGAAGAATTACTGCTGAAGACGGTTTGAAGCATGAGTATTTCCGAGAGACTCCCCTTCCTATTGACCCCTCCATGTTTCCCACCTGGCCAGCAAAAAGTGAACAACAAAGGGTAAAACGTGGCACTAGCCCACGACCGCCCGAGGGAGGCCTTGGATACAGTCAGTTG GGTGATGATGATCTGAAAGACACAGGTTTTCATCTGACCACCACAAATCAAGGAGCATCTGCTGCAGGACCTGGTTTCAGCCTCAAGTTTTAA
- the LOC142092368 gene encoding cyclin-dependent kinase 11B isoform X3, with translation MGDEKDSWKVKTLDEILQEKKRRKEQEEKAEIKRMKNSDDRDSKRDSLEEGELRDHRMEITIRNSPYRREDSMEDRGEEDDSLAIKPPQQMSRKEKTHHRKDEKRKEKRRHRSHSAEGWKHARVKEKEREHERRKRHREEQDKARREWERQKRREMAREHSRRERDRLEQLERERERKIREQQKEQREQKERERRAEERRKEREARREVSAHHRTVREEYGDKVKMRPWSRSPLRQQRDKLEQGDSRKPVKEEKPEERDPLSDLQDISDSERKTSSAESSSESGSGSEEEEEESSSEGSEEEGEEEEEEEETGSNSEEVSEQSAEEVSEEEMSEEEERENGNHIPVESRFDRDSAGSEVEEEEVGEGTPHSNAMTEGDYIPDSPASSPIELKQELPKYLPALQGCRSVEEFQCLNRIEEGTYGVVYRAKDKKTDEIVALKRLKMEKEKEGFPITSLREINTILKAQHLNIVTVREIVVGSNMDKIYIVMNYVEHDLKSLMETMKQPFLPGEVKTLMIQLLRGVKHLHDNWILHRDLKTSNLLLSHSGILKVGDFGLAREYGSPLKPYTPVVVTLWYRAPELLLGAKEYSTAIDMWSVGCIFGELLTQKPLFPGKSEIDQINKVFKDLGTPSEKIWPGYNELPAVKKMTFTEYPYNNLRKRFGALLSDQGFDLMNNFLTYYPARRITAEDGLKHEYFRETPLPIDPSMFPTWPAKSEQQRVKRGTSPRPPEGGLGYSQLGDDDLKDTGFHLTTTNQGASAAGPGFSLKF, from the exons atgGGTGATGAAAAGGATTCTTGGAAGGTGAAAACTTTAGATgaaattcttcaggaaaaaaaacgaAGGAAGGAGCAAGAAGAGAAGGCAGAGATAAAACGTATGAAAAAT TCAGATGATAGGGATTCAAAGCGGGATTCTCTTGAAGAGGGGGAGTTGAGAGATCATCGCATGGAAATAACAATCAGAAATTCACCTTACAGGAGGGAAGACTCTATGGAAGACAG AGGAGAAGAAGATGATTCCTTGGCTATAAAACCACCACAGCAAATGTCacggaaagaaaaaacccaccatagaaaagatgagaagaggaaagagaaacgtAGACATCGTAGTCATTCAGCAGAAGGTT ggAAACATGCcagagtgaaagagaaagaaCGGGAACATGAGCGTAGGAAGAGACATAGAGAAGAGCAGGATAAAGCCCGTCGTGAATGGGAAAGACAGAAACGGAGAGAAATGGCAAGGGAGCATTCCAGGAGGGAGAG aGATCGTCTGGAGCAACTTGAGCGAGAAcgagagagaaaaatcagagagCAGCAAAAAGAACAAAGGGAGCAAAAAGAACGAGAAAGGCGAGCTGAAGAAAGACGTAAGGAACGGGAAGCTAGAAGAGAAG TTTCTGCACACCATAGAACAGTGAGGGAAGAATATGGAGACAAAGTAAAAATGAGACCCTGGAGTCGCAGCCCATTACGACAGCAAAGAGACAAGCTTGAGCAAGGAGATAGCAGGAAACCAG TAAAAGAAGAGAAACCAGAAGAGAGAGATCCTCTTTCAGACTTGCAAGACATCAGTGACAGTGAGAGAAAAACCAGCTCGGCAGAGTCTTCATCAG AATCTGGATCAGGCtcggaagaagaggaagaagagtcTAGCAGTGAGGGTtctgaggaagagggagaggaagaggaggaggaggaggagacgggaAGCAATTCTGAGGAAGTGTCTGAGCAGTCAGCTG aagaggTGAGCGAGGAAGAAATGAGTGAAGAGGAGGAACGGGAGAATGGAAACCACATCCCAGTTG AGTCGAGGTTTGACCGAGATTCAGCAGGAAGTGAAGTAGAAGAGGAGGAAGTAGGGGAGGGTACCCCTCATTCCAATGCAATGACAGAAGGAGACTATATTCCTGACTCACCAGCTTCCTCCCCCATTGAACTGAAACAAGAGCTTCCTAAGTATCTTCCCGCGCTTCAG ggATGTCGTAGTGTGGAGGAATTTCAGTGTTTGAACAGGATTGAAGAAGGAACATACGGTGTAGTGTACAGAGCAAAAGACAAGAAGACTG atgaaATTGTGGCTCTGAAGCgactgaaaatggaaaaggaaaaggaaggcttTCCCATTACTTCTCTGAGAGAAATAAATACTATTCTGAAAGCACAACATCTAAATATTGTCACTGTCAGA gAAATTGTTGTAGGTAGTAATATGGATAAAATCTATATTGTAATGAACTACGTAGAACACGATCTCAAGAGTCTGATGGAAACAATGAAGCAACCATTTCTACCAG GTGAAGTGAAAACCTTGATGATTCAGTTACTGCGAGGAGTCAAGCATCTTCACGACAACTGGATACTTCACCGAGACCTGAAAACTTCTAACCTGTTGCTCAGTCATTCAGGCATTTTGAAA GTTGGAGATTTTGGACTAGCCCGAGAATATGGATCTCCACTGAAGCCTTACACGCCAGTGGTTGTGACGCTTTGGTACAGGGCTCCAGAGTTGTTGCTTGGAGCCAAG GAATATTCAACGGCGATCGACATGTGGTCGGTAGGGTGTATATTTGGAGAGCTGTTAACGCAGAAACCGCTGTTCCCAGGGAAGTCAGAAATTGACCAGATTAACAAAGTTTTTAAG GATCTGGGTACTCCAAGCGAAAAAATCTGGCCTGGTTACAATGAGCTGCCAGCAGTAAAGAAGATGACATTCACAGAATATCCCTATAACAATCTACGCAAGAGATTTGGAGCACTCCTCTCTGATCAGGGGTTTGATCTGATGAACAA CTTTTTGACATACTACCCAGCCAGAAGAATTACTGCTGAAGACGGTTTGAAGCATGAGTATTTCCGAGAGACTCCCCTTCCTATTGACCCCTCCATGTTTCCCACCTGGCCAGCAAAAAGTGAACAACAAAGGGTAAAACGTGGCACTAGCCCACGACCGCCCGAGGGAGGCCTTGGATACAGTCAGTTG GGTGATGATGATCTGAAAGACACAGGTTTTCATCTGACCACCACAAATCAAGGAGCATCTGCTGCAGGACCTGGTTTCAGCCTCAAGTTTTAA
- the LOC142092368 gene encoding cyclin-dependent kinase 11B isoform X4, whose amino-acid sequence MGDEKDSWKVKTLDEILQEKKRRKEQEEKAEIKRMKNSDDRDSKRDSLEEGELRDHRMEITIRNSPYRREDSMEDRGEEDDSLAIKPPQQMSRKEKTHHRKDEKRKEKRRHRSHSAEGKHARVKEKEREHERRKRHREEQDKARREWERQKRREMAREHSRRERDRLEQLERERERKIREQQKEQREQKERERRAEERRKEREARREVSAHHRTVREEYGDKVKMRPWSRSPLRQQRDKLEQGDSRKPVKEEKPEERDPLSDLQDISDSERKTSSAESSSESGSGSEEEEEESSSEGSEEEGEEEEEEEETGSNSEEVSEQSAEEVSEEEMSEEEERENGNHIPVESRFDRDSAGSEVEEEEVGEGTPHSNAMTEGDYIPDSPASSPIELKQELPKYLPALQGCRSVEEFQCLNRIEEGTYGVVYRAKDKKTDEIVALKRLKMEKEKEGFPITSLREINTILKAQHLNIVTVREIVVGSNMDKIYIVMNYVEHDLKSLMETMKQPFLPGEVKTLMIQLLRGVKHLHDNWILHRDLKTSNLLLSHSGILKVGDFGLAREYGSPLKPYTPVVVTLWYRAPELLLGAKEYSTAIDMWSVGCIFGELLTQKPLFPGKSEIDQINKVFKDLGTPSEKIWPGYNELPAVKKMTFTEYPYNNLRKRFGALLSDQGFDLMNNFLTYYPARRITAEDGLKHEYFRETPLPIDPSMFPTWPAKSEQQRVKRGTSPRPPEGGLGYSQLGDDDLKDTGFHLTTTNQGASAAGPGFSLKF is encoded by the exons atgGGTGATGAAAAGGATTCTTGGAAGGTGAAAACTTTAGATgaaattcttcaggaaaaaaaacgaAGGAAGGAGCAAGAAGAGAAGGCAGAGATAAAACGTATGAAAAAT TCAGATGATAGGGATTCAAAGCGGGATTCTCTTGAAGAGGGGGAGTTGAGAGATCATCGCATGGAAATAACAATCAGAAATTCACCTTACAGGAGGGAAGACTCTATGGAAGACAG AGGAGAAGAAGATGATTCCTTGGCTATAAAACCACCACAGCAAATGTCacggaaagaaaaaacccaccatagaaaagatgagaagaggaaagagaaacgtAGACATCGTAGTCATTCAGCAGAAG ggAAACATGCcagagtgaaagagaaagaaCGGGAACATGAGCGTAGGAAGAGACATAGAGAAGAGCAGGATAAAGCCCGTCGTGAATGGGAAAGACAGAAACGGAGAGAAATGGCAAGGGAGCATTCCAGGAGGGAGAG aGATCGTCTGGAGCAACTTGAGCGAGAAcgagagagaaaaatcagagagCAGCAAAAAGAACAAAGGGAGCAAAAAGAACGAGAAAGGCGAGCTGAAGAAAGACGTAAGGAACGGGAAGCTAGAAGAGAAG TTTCTGCACACCATAGAACAGTGAGGGAAGAATATGGAGACAAAGTAAAAATGAGACCCTGGAGTCGCAGCCCATTACGACAGCAAAGAGACAAGCTTGAGCAAGGAGATAGCAGGAAACCAG TAAAAGAAGAGAAACCAGAAGAGAGAGATCCTCTTTCAGACTTGCAAGACATCAGTGACAGTGAGAGAAAAACCAGCTCGGCAGAGTCTTCATCAG AATCTGGATCAGGCtcggaagaagaggaagaagagtcTAGCAGTGAGGGTtctgaggaagagggagaggaagaggaggaggaggaggagacgggaAGCAATTCTGAGGAAGTGTCTGAGCAGTCAGCTG aagaggTGAGCGAGGAAGAAATGAGTGAAGAGGAGGAACGGGAGAATGGAAACCACATCCCAGTTG AGTCGAGGTTTGACCGAGATTCAGCAGGAAGTGAAGTAGAAGAGGAGGAAGTAGGGGAGGGTACCCCTCATTCCAATGCAATGACAGAAGGAGACTATATTCCTGACTCACCAGCTTCCTCCCCCATTGAACTGAAACAAGAGCTTCCTAAGTATCTTCCCGCGCTTCAG ggATGTCGTAGTGTGGAGGAATTTCAGTGTTTGAACAGGATTGAAGAAGGAACATACGGTGTAGTGTACAGAGCAAAAGACAAGAAGACTG atgaaATTGTGGCTCTGAAGCgactgaaaatggaaaaggaaaaggaaggcttTCCCATTACTTCTCTGAGAGAAATAAATACTATTCTGAAAGCACAACATCTAAATATTGTCACTGTCAGA gAAATTGTTGTAGGTAGTAATATGGATAAAATCTATATTGTAATGAACTACGTAGAACACGATCTCAAGAGTCTGATGGAAACAATGAAGCAACCATTTCTACCAG GTGAAGTGAAAACCTTGATGATTCAGTTACTGCGAGGAGTCAAGCATCTTCACGACAACTGGATACTTCACCGAGACCTGAAAACTTCTAACCTGTTGCTCAGTCATTCAGGCATTTTGAAA GTTGGAGATTTTGGACTAGCCCGAGAATATGGATCTCCACTGAAGCCTTACACGCCAGTGGTTGTGACGCTTTGGTACAGGGCTCCAGAGTTGTTGCTTGGAGCCAAG GAATATTCAACGGCGATCGACATGTGGTCGGTAGGGTGTATATTTGGAGAGCTGTTAACGCAGAAACCGCTGTTCCCAGGGAAGTCAGAAATTGACCAGATTAACAAAGTTTTTAAG GATCTGGGTACTCCAAGCGAAAAAATCTGGCCTGGTTACAATGAGCTGCCAGCAGTAAAGAAGATGACATTCACAGAATATCCCTATAACAATCTACGCAAGAGATTTGGAGCACTCCTCTCTGATCAGGGGTTTGATCTGATGAACAA CTTTTTGACATACTACCCAGCCAGAAGAATTACTGCTGAAGACGGTTTGAAGCATGAGTATTTCCGAGAGACTCCCCTTCCTATTGACCCCTCCATGTTTCCCACCTGGCCAGCAAAAAGTGAACAACAAAGGGTAAAACGTGGCACTAGCCCACGACCGCCCGAGGGAGGCCTTGGATACAGTCAGTTG GGTGATGATGATCTGAAAGACACAGGTTTTCATCTGACCACCACAAATCAAGGAGCATCTGCTGCAGGACCTGGTTTCAGCCTCAAGTTTTAA
- the LOC142092368 gene encoding cyclin-dependent kinase 11B isoform X6, with product MGDEKDSWKVKTLDEILQEKKRRKEQEEKAEIKRMKNSDDRDSKRDSLEEGELRDHRMEITIRNSPYRREDSMEDRGEEDDSLAIKPPQQMSRKEKTHHRKDEKRKEKRRHRSHSAEGKHARVKEKEREHERRKRHREEQDKARREWERQKRREMAREHSRRERDRLEQLERERERKIREQQKEQREQKERERRAEERRKEREARREVKEEKPEERDPLSDLQDISDSERKTSSAESSSESGSGSEEEEEESSSEGSEEEGEEEEEEEETGSNSEEVSEQSAEEVSEEEMSEEEERENGNHIPVVTESRFDRDSAGSEVEEEEVGEGTPHSNAMTEGDYIPDSPASSPIELKQELPKYLPALQGCRSVEEFQCLNRIEEGTYGVVYRAKDKKTDEIVALKRLKMEKEKEGFPITSLREINTILKAQHLNIVTVREIVVGSNMDKIYIVMNYVEHDLKSLMETMKQPFLPGEVKTLMIQLLRGVKHLHDNWILHRDLKTSNLLLSHSGILKVGDFGLAREYGSPLKPYTPVVVTLWYRAPELLLGAKEYSTAIDMWSVGCIFGELLTQKPLFPGKSEIDQINKVFKDLGTPSEKIWPGYNELPAVKKMTFTEYPYNNLRKRFGALLSDQGFDLMNNFLTYYPARRITAEDGLKHEYFRETPLPIDPSMFPTWPAKSEQQRVKRGTSPRPPEGGLGYSQLGDDDLKDTGFHLTTTNQGASAAGPGFSLKF from the exons atgGGTGATGAAAAGGATTCTTGGAAGGTGAAAACTTTAGATgaaattcttcaggaaaaaaaacgaAGGAAGGAGCAAGAAGAGAAGGCAGAGATAAAACGTATGAAAAAT TCAGATGATAGGGATTCAAAGCGGGATTCTCTTGAAGAGGGGGAGTTGAGAGATCATCGCATGGAAATAACAATCAGAAATTCACCTTACAGGAGGGAAGACTCTATGGAAGACAG AGGAGAAGAAGATGATTCCTTGGCTATAAAACCACCACAGCAAATGTCacggaaagaaaaaacccaccatagaaaagatgagaagaggaaagagaaacgtAGACATCGTAGTCATTCAGCAGAAG ggAAACATGCcagagtgaaagagaaagaaCGGGAACATGAGCGTAGGAAGAGACATAGAGAAGAGCAGGATAAAGCCCGTCGTGAATGGGAAAGACAGAAACGGAGAGAAATGGCAAGGGAGCATTCCAGGAGGGAGAG aGATCGTCTGGAGCAACTTGAGCGAGAAcgagagagaaaaatcagagagCAGCAAAAAGAACAAAGGGAGCAAAAAGAACGAGAAAGGCGAGCTGAAGAAAGACGTAAGGAACGGGAAGCTAGAAGAGAAG TAAAAGAAGAGAAACCAGAAGAGAGAGATCCTCTTTCAGACTTGCAAGACATCAGTGACAGTGAGAGAAAAACCAGCTCGGCAGAGTCTTCATCAG AATCTGGATCAGGCtcggaagaagaggaagaagagtcTAGCAGTGAGGGTtctgaggaagagggagaggaagaggaggaggaggaggagacgggaAGCAATTCTGAGGAAGTGTCTGAGCAGTCAGCTG aagaggTGAGCGAGGAAGAAATGAGTGAAGAGGAGGAACGGGAGAATGGAAACCACATCCCAGTTG TTACAGAGTCGAGGTTTGACCGAGATTCAGCAGGAAGTGAAGTAGAAGAGGAGGAAGTAGGGGAGGGTACCCCTCATTCCAATGCAATGACAGAAGGAGACTATATTCCTGACTCACCAGCTTCCTCCCCCATTGAACTGAAACAAGAGCTTCCTAAGTATCTTCCCGCGCTTCAG ggATGTCGTAGTGTGGAGGAATTTCAGTGTTTGAACAGGATTGAAGAAGGAACATACGGTGTAGTGTACAGAGCAAAAGACAAGAAGACTG atgaaATTGTGGCTCTGAAGCgactgaaaatggaaaaggaaaaggaaggcttTCCCATTACTTCTCTGAGAGAAATAAATACTATTCTGAAAGCACAACATCTAAATATTGTCACTGTCAGA gAAATTGTTGTAGGTAGTAATATGGATAAAATCTATATTGTAATGAACTACGTAGAACACGATCTCAAGAGTCTGATGGAAACAATGAAGCAACCATTTCTACCAG GTGAAGTGAAAACCTTGATGATTCAGTTACTGCGAGGAGTCAAGCATCTTCACGACAACTGGATACTTCACCGAGACCTGAAAACTTCTAACCTGTTGCTCAGTCATTCAGGCATTTTGAAA GTTGGAGATTTTGGACTAGCCCGAGAATATGGATCTCCACTGAAGCCTTACACGCCAGTGGTTGTGACGCTTTGGTACAGGGCTCCAGAGTTGTTGCTTGGAGCCAAG GAATATTCAACGGCGATCGACATGTGGTCGGTAGGGTGTATATTTGGAGAGCTGTTAACGCAGAAACCGCTGTTCCCAGGGAAGTCAGAAATTGACCAGATTAACAAAGTTTTTAAG GATCTGGGTACTCCAAGCGAAAAAATCTGGCCTGGTTACAATGAGCTGCCAGCAGTAAAGAAGATGACATTCACAGAATATCCCTATAACAATCTACGCAAGAGATTTGGAGCACTCCTCTCTGATCAGGGGTTTGATCTGATGAACAA CTTTTTGACATACTACCCAGCCAGAAGAATTACTGCTGAAGACGGTTTGAAGCATGAGTATTTCCGAGAGACTCCCCTTCCTATTGACCCCTCCATGTTTCCCACCTGGCCAGCAAAAAGTGAACAACAAAGGGTAAAACGTGGCACTAGCCCACGACCGCCCGAGGGAGGCCTTGGATACAGTCAGTTG GGTGATGATGATCTGAAAGACACAGGTTTTCATCTGACCACCACAAATCAAGGAGCATCTGCTGCAGGACCTGGTTTCAGCCTCAAGTTTTAA